In Fusarium verticillioides 7600 chromosome 4, whole genome shotgun sequence, the following proteins share a genomic window:
- a CDS encoding aconitate hydratase 1, protein MALTATRLNLRRVFSARQRPLAQARRCLATRSSHVALSPLEPYNALDYTSRLESLRRVQGANKRPLTLSEKLLYSHLIHDNDDWVLDQIERGKTILRLRPDRVACHDATATMALLQFISAGLPRVQVPTSVHSDHLIVAEYGSKKDLQRAAGDHREVYAFLSSAAKKYGIGYWKPGAGIIHTTIFENYAFPGGLFIGTDSHTPNAGGMGVLGIGVGGSDAVDAMAGMPWELVCPKVLGVRLTGRLSGWASSKDIICKLAGILTVSGGKGKVIEFFGPGAETLGATAMATVCNMSAEVGSTSCIFPYSQAIARYLTVTKRGDIARYADGFTETLLTADRGSEGYYDEVIEIDLSTLEPHINGPFTPDLSHPLSQFKTRVQESSWPSKISHSMVGSCTNSSYEDLEKVYDLVQQAKKAGIERPRTPFMVSPGSEQIRATAEVSGILPSLREAGAVVLSNSCGPCVGQWDRKDVDVAGAENSVISSFNRNFTGRHDGNPATHSFVTSPEIATAFAYSGDLSFNPMHDAIPIDESGTSNFRFTPPVAHELPESFVAGSDLFQPPVLEDASDYKVDIDEGSDRLELLTPFEPWKPGQAKNMQVLIKVSGKCTTDHISPAGPWYNYRGHLSNISHNMLLGATNGFLPDANSLSMTGKTRDPTDGTIKFIHKAARKMKNAGIRWCIIGDINYGEGSSREHAALEPRFLGGVAVIAKSFARIHETNLKKQGMFPLTFADPLDYNKVQEGDVISLLDVDGDALQPEKQVTMKVVNKAGTEWTAQLNHSYHAHQLAWLRAGSALNHVKKTILGSSA, encoded by the exons ATGGCGCTGACAGCAACACGACTCAATCTGCGGCGGGTTTTCTCCGCGCGACAGAGGCCATTAGCACAAGCGCGACGATGCTTAGCAACGCGCTCATCTCATGTCGCACTGAGCCCTCTTGAACCT TACAATGCCCTCGATTACACCTCGCGCCTCGAATCCCTCCGCCGCGTCCAAGGCGCTAATAAGCGACCCTTGACGCTCTCCGAAAAACTCCTCTACAGCCACTTAATCCACGACAATGACGATTGGGTACTCGACCAAATAGAGCGAGGAAAGACAATCCTCCGCCTACGGCCCGACCGTGTTGCTTGCCACGATGCGACAGCGAcaatggctcttcttcaattcATCAGCGCAGGCCTACCACGCGTTCAAGTACCAACATCGGTACACAGCGATCATCTCATTGTCGCAGAGTACGGGTCCAAAAAAGACCTCCAGCGAGCTGCGGGTGATCATCGCGAGGTCTATGCTTTTCTGAGTAGTGCTGCGAAGAAATATGGTATTGGGTATTGGAAACCCGGTGCGGGTATTATTCACACTACTATCTTTGAGAACTACGCTTTTCCGGGTGGTTTGTTCATTGGGACAGACTCTCATACCCCCAATGCTGGAGGAATGGGAGTTCTCGGTATCGGAGTTGGCGGCTCCGATGCTGTGGATGCTATGGCTGGAATGCCATGGGAACTTGTCTGCCCCAAGGTCCTGGGCGTTCGTCTGACAGGACGCTTATCGGGCTGGGCCTCTTCCAAGGACATCATTTGCAAGCTTGCCGGCATATTGACCGTGTCCGGTGGAAAGGGCAAGGtcatcgagttctttggtCCAGGCGCTGAGACATTGGGAGCCACGGCCATGGCCACTGTTTGCAACATGTCAGCTGAGGTCGGATCAACTTCGTGTATCTTCCCTTACTCGCAGGCCATAGCACGGTATCTTACAGTGACTAAGCGAGGAGACATCGCTCGCTACGCTGACGGTTTCACTGAGACATTGCTTACTGCCGACCGTGGCAGTGAGGGCTATTACGATGAGGTCATTGAGATCGATCTCTCAACGCTTGAACCTCACATCAACGGCCCCTTCACTCCAGACCTCTCCCATCCTTTGTCCCAGTTCAAGACACGAGTTCAGGAGAGCTCCTGGCCCTCCAAGATCAGTCATAGTATGGTAGGCAGCTGCACCAATAGCTCTTACGAGGATCTCGAAAAGGTCTACGACCTGGTccaacaagccaagaaggcagGTATCGAGCGGCCCAGAACACCCTTCATGGTGAGCCCCGGTAGTGAGCAGATTCGTGCAACTGCGGAGGTGAGTGGCATCTTACCGAGTCTGAgagaggctggagctgtcgTCCTCAGCAACTCTTGTGGACCGTGCGTTGGGCAATGGGACAGGAAGGATGTTGACgttgctggagctgagaACTCTGTTATCTCTAGCTTCAATCGCAATTTCACTGGTCGTCATGATGGAAACCCCGCTACGCATTCTTTCGTCACATCCCCCGAGATTGCAACTGCTTTTGCTTACTCTGGTGATCTATCCTTCAATCCCATGCACGATGCCATTCCCATCGACGAGTCGGGTACCTCTAACTTCCGATTTACCCCTCCCGTCGCCCACGAGCTTCCTGAGAGCTTTGTAGCTGGTAGTGATCTCTTCCAGCCACCTGTGCTAGAAGATGCGTCAGATTACAAAGTTGACATCGATGAAGGCAGCGATCGTCTGGAGCTTCTGACACCCTTTGAGCCCTGGAAGCCAGGTCAAGCAAAAAACATGCAAGTCCTCATCAAAGTCTCTGGGAAGTGTACAACAGACCATATTTCTCCCGCAGGACCATGGTACAATTATCGCGGTCATCTGTCCAACATTAGTCATAACATGCTCCTCGGTGCAACGAACGGGTTCCTCCCTGATGCCAACTCATTAAGCATGACTGGCAAAACCCGGGATCCTACAGACGGCACCATCAAATTCATCCACAAAGCAGCACGGAAAATGAAGAACGCTGGTATTCGATGGTGCATCATCGGTGATATTAACTACGGCGAAGGTAGTTCCAGGGAACACGCTGCGCTAGAGCCCAGGTTCTTAGGTGGTGTAGCGGTCATTGCAAAGAGCTTTGCCCGCATTCACGAGACAaatttgaagaagcagggaATGTTTCCGTTGACCTTTGCAGACCCCTTGG